A single genomic interval of Chitinophaga sp. 180180018-3 harbors:
- a CDS encoding TonB-dependent receptor, giving the protein MKGKYLYLFTWLLATAVLLCRPQLLHAQDAREIRGTVLDAQNQASLPGVTVMIKGSKTGVSTDAKGQFIIRATATDILSFSFIGYDKTEQTVGNNNRIIISLQPTKTTLNETVVIGYGAVKKSSVTASVAKVENTNLDQMPAGRPEAALVGRLAGVNISQTRGQAGAAPLIRIRGAGSISAGNDPLVVIDGIPGGNLGSINMNDVQSIEVLKDASSAAIYGSRAAGGVILVTMKKGVAGKAKFNFNGYAGLSKAIVHHDWLTGQEYYDYAVKYQNREFAWAGGDVSIPVWGDPRRPATFQVSDTIRKGSPVIWQDAVLETAPIQSYNISASGGTDKVSYYVSGTYKDEKGTLHNTWFKTYGIRANVDVKASRVVSVGFMLNPSYSKRRFNSVDIANFSKYPSFVQVQRADGTYPKARDYWGAVVSGQLNPMATLNGTEYYGSTFGNLSDLYLKLNLAKGLSFRSSVGTNIAFNQTDRFQASWANGGGLSSGGQDKSSTINIINENVLSYNKTFAGGHDLAAIAGMSFQRNDGESSSYSAMNGSYNNDIIHTLNNAIINPAATVVSKSSWGLVSYFSRVNYAYKDKYLLSASIRTDGSSRFGPNSKWGYFPSASVAWRVKQEDFMQHIRAVSDLKLRAAYGVTGNFNIGDFAYLGKMKDAIYPPNNTIAKGQAQGNYGNADLGWEKTAGIDLGIDLGLLDNRINFVFDYYNKRTNNLLYEVSVPVTTGFTSGLANIGQVSNKGIELEITTRNIVGAFSWNTAFNFSKNTNRVEDLGGVKERITNDQFGMSWILRVGEPMFSYYGYKTIGVLKDAADVANSPVLAGSRPGNPKYLDRDSNGVINANDKMILGNFQPKAIFGMVNNFSWKNFDLSIAMQASVGAKIYNFENEYYQGALVGAMRRSLVKNQWWSPTDPGDGKMPASALSTLNYQAGSDVYIEDASFLAVRNLNLGYRLPEALINRLHMNNCRVYFSVSNLLMLTKKEFHGYNPEGYTNGEISGINSKPGYNTGSEPLNRTYALGFNFNF; this is encoded by the coding sequence ATGAAAGGGAAATACCTCTACCTATTCACGTGGCTGCTGGCAACAGCCGTTCTCCTCTGCAGGCCGCAGCTCCTGCACGCACAGGATGCCAGGGAGATCAGGGGAACTGTACTGGATGCTCAAAATCAGGCATCACTTCCGGGTGTAACAGTAATGATCAAAGGAAGTAAAACCGGCGTATCTACCGACGCCAAAGGTCAATTCATCATCCGGGCTACGGCAACGGATATACTTAGTTTTTCGTTTATCGGCTACGATAAAACAGAACAAACTGTCGGCAACAACAACCGCATTATCATTTCTTTACAGCCAACCAAAACGACTTTGAATGAAACCGTTGTCATCGGATATGGCGCGGTGAAAAAGAGCTCTGTAACGGCTTCTGTTGCCAAAGTAGAAAATACTAATCTCGATCAGATGCCGGCCGGCAGGCCGGAAGCCGCACTGGTAGGACGCCTGGCGGGTGTGAACATTTCACAGACACGGGGTCAGGCCGGCGCCGCGCCGCTGATCCGTATTCGTGGTGCAGGTTCCATCAGTGCCGGTAACGATCCGCTGGTGGTGATAGACGGAATTCCCGGAGGCAACCTCGGTAGTATCAATATGAACGATGTGCAATCCATCGAAGTGCTGAAAGATGCTTCCTCCGCTGCCATATACGGCTCCCGGGCCGCCGGTGGTGTAATACTGGTGACCATGAAGAAAGGCGTGGCCGGTAAAGCGAAATTCAATTTCAACGGATATGCAGGTTTGTCGAAGGCCATTGTACACCACGACTGGCTCACCGGGCAGGAGTACTACGATTATGCGGTGAAATACCAGAACCGCGAATTTGCCTGGGCAGGCGGCGATGTGTCCATCCCCGTTTGGGGCGATCCGCGCCGGCCGGCTACTTTCCAGGTCAGCGATACTATCCGCAAAGGCTCCCCGGTTATCTGGCAGGATGCCGTGCTGGAAACCGCGCCGATACAGAGTTACAATATATCTGCCAGCGGCGGTACCGATAAAGTTTCCTACTATGTTTCCGGAACGTATAAAGATGAAAAAGGCACCCTGCATAATACCTGGTTCAAAACCTATGGCATCCGCGCCAACGTGGACGTAAAGGCCAGCAGGGTGGTGAGCGTAGGATTCATGCTCAACCCTTCTTATTCCAAACGCCGCTTCAATTCCGTGGATATCGCCAACTTCTCCAAGTACCCCAGCTTTGTACAGGTGCAACGCGCCGATGGTACTTATCCCAAAGCACGCGACTACTGGGGCGCCGTGGTAAGCGGCCAGCTAAACCCAATGGCTACACTGAATGGCACTGAGTACTATGGCTCCACTTTCGGCAACCTCAGCGATCTTTATCTGAAGCTGAACCTGGCGAAGGGACTGTCGTTCCGCTCTTCTGTTGGTACCAACATCGCCTTCAATCAAACCGACCGTTTCCAGGCATCATGGGCCAACGGCGGTGGCCTTAGCTCTGGTGGACAGGATAAATCTTCCACCATCAATATTATCAACGAAAACGTACTGAGCTACAATAAAACCTTCGCCGGAGGGCACGACCTGGCGGCTATCGCGGGGATGTCGTTTCAGCGTAATGATGGCGAATCATCCAGCTATTCGGCTATGAACGGCTCCTATAACAACGACATTATCCATACCCTCAATAATGCGATCATCAACCCCGCAGCTACGGTTGTCAGCAAATCCAGCTGGGGCCTGGTGTCTTATTTCAGCAGGGTAAATTATGCCTACAAGGATAAGTATCTGCTCTCGGCGTCTATCCGTACAGACGGAAGTTCGCGCTTTGGGCCCAACAGCAAATGGGGATACTTCCCTTCCGCCTCTGTGGCGTGGAGAGTGAAGCAGGAAGATTTTATGCAGCATATCCGCGCGGTGAGCGATCTGAAGCTGCGCGCTGCTTATGGTGTTACAGGTAATTTCAATATCGGTGATTTCGCCTACCTCGGTAAAATGAAGGACGCCATCTATCCGCCCAATAATACCATTGCCAAAGGACAGGCACAGGGTAACTATGGTAACGCCGACCTGGGCTGGGAAAAAACCGCGGGTATTGATCTGGGTATCGATCTGGGACTGTTAGATAACCGCATCAACTTCGTATTCGATTACTATAATAAACGTACCAATAATCTGCTGTATGAAGTATCCGTTCCCGTTACTACCGGATTTACGAGCGGCCTCGCTAATATAGGCCAGGTAAGCAATAAAGGGATAGAGCTGGAAATCACCACCAGGAATATTGTGGGCGCATTCAGCTGGAATACCGCGTTCAACTTCTCTAAGAATACAAACAGGGTGGAGGATCTCGGTGGTGTAAAAGAAAGAATTACCAACGATCAGTTTGGCATGAGTTGGATACTGAGAGTAGGAGAGCCGATGTTCTCTTATTACGGATACAAAACCATTGGTGTGCTGAAAGATGCAGCTGATGTAGCCAACTCCCCGGTGCTGGCCGGTTCCAGGCCTGGTAATCCCAAGTACCTCGACCGTGATTCCAATGGCGTGATCAACGCTAACGATAAAATGATCCTGGGCAACTTTCAGCCTAAGGCCATATTTGGAATGGTGAACAATTTTTCCTGGAAGAATTTCGACCTGAGCATCGCTATGCAGGCTTCCGTAGGCGCGAAGATTTACAACTTCGAGAATGAATACTACCAGGGCGCCCTGGTAGGGGCTATGCGCCGCTCGCTGGTGAAAAACCAGTGGTGGTCACCCACTGATCCGGGCGATGGTAAAATGCCCGCCAGTGCGTTGAGTACGCTCAACTATCAGGCAGGATCGGATGTGTATATCGAAGATGCTTCTTTCCTGGCGGTGCGAAATCTCAACCTCGGCTACCGCCTGCCGGAGGCACTCATCAATAGATTGCACATGAACAATTGCCGCGTTTATTTCTCTGTCAGCAATCTGCTGATGCTGACGAAAAAAGAATTCCATGGTTATAACCCGGAAGGATATACGAATGGAGAGATCAGCGGTATCAATAGTAAACCCGGTTATAATACAGGGTCGGAACCACTGAACCGTACTTATGCATTGGGCTTCAATTTTAACTTCTAA
- a CDS encoding GntR family transcriptional regulator, whose translation MKSDSLANKVYVELRRKILSNQLVPGMRLKEDVWAKKMEVSRMAVREALTRLLGENLVIFGEKGGYFVKSMNADDIRQIRQLREVLELGALRLVMQRKEADYIPALEKICDDFTSMVQNGYLGGACEADMKFHETLIASACNPKLMELYQHSNIPLFHMKLGKALQQMDDYAQTDTEHRQILAALKKKDLKKAEEALVKHLVRGEVTTLELEVE comes from the coding sequence ATGAAATCAGACTCTTTAGCGAATAAGGTATATGTGGAATTACGTCGTAAGATCCTTTCCAACCAGTTGGTACCCGGTATGCGGTTGAAGGAGGATGTATGGGCAAAGAAGATGGAGGTAAGCCGTATGGCGGTACGGGAAGCACTGACACGACTGCTGGGGGAGAATCTGGTGATCTTCGGCGAGAAAGGCGGATATTTTGTGAAATCGATGAATGCGGATGATATCCGTCAGATCCGTCAGCTGCGGGAAGTGCTGGAGTTGGGCGCCCTGCGCCTGGTGATGCAGCGGAAGGAAGCGGACTATATTCCAGCCCTGGAAAAGATATGCGACGATTTTACTTCCATGGTGCAGAACGGTTACCTCGGTGGTGCCTGTGAGGCCGATATGAAATTCCACGAAACGCTGATTGCCAGTGCCTGTAACCCGAAACTCATGGAGCTGTACCAGCACAGCAATATTCCCCTCTTTCATATGAAGCTGGGTAAGGCCCTGCAGCAAATGGACGACTACGCACAAACGGATACTGAACACCGCCAGATACTGGCCGCCCTTAAAAAGAAAGACCTCAAAAAAGCAGAAGAAGCCCTGGTGAAGCACCTGGTACGCGGTGAAGTAACCACCCTCGAGCTGGAAGTAGAATAA
- a CDS encoding DinB family protein, protein MKALIVIPFLLLTAVVSAQKNTRDILLDQLKSTHNKAVWFVPVNTAIEGLTPEQANWKDKSGNHSIAQLVTHLIFWDLDQLQKFNGRKKPETNINNDETFSPATQAQWDASVKRIDSVLTAWEQAVAQADEKKLASWYETIANINTHNAYHTGQILYVRKLQGNWNPEKGVK, encoded by the coding sequence ATGAAAGCTCTTATCGTTATTCCGTTCCTGCTGCTGACCGCTGTAGTATCAGCTCAAAAAAACACCCGCGACATCCTGCTGGACCAGTTAAAATCCACTCACAACAAAGCCGTCTGGTTTGTACCTGTAAACACCGCTATTGAAGGTCTGACGCCGGAACAGGCCAACTGGAAAGACAAGAGCGGGAATCACTCCATTGCCCAACTGGTGACCCATCTTATTTTCTGGGACCTGGACCAGCTGCAAAAGTTCAACGGCCGGAAAAAACCCGAAACCAATATCAACAACGACGAAACATTTTCCCCTGCAACGCAGGCGCAATGGGACGCTTCGGTAAAAAGAATCGACAGCGTACTTACTGCCTGGGAACAGGCTGTTGCGCAGGCCGATGAAAAGAAACTGGCTTCCTGGTATGAAACCATCGCCAATATCAATACACATAATGCCTATCACACCGGGCAGATACTCTACGTCCGAAAACTACAGGGCAACTGGAATCCTGAAAAGGGAGTGAAGTAA
- a CDS encoding gluconate 2-dehydrogenase subunit 3 family protein, whose amino-acid sequence MTVDRRTVIRQLLFVSAGVAILPACLQKTSRASLTLKHISVDGEQEKMLAELVETIIPATSTPGAKELSAHSFTLIMMDDCYSKADQTRWLNGMKDFEAACRKMNGQSFRKSTVPQREALLTAMEAKKDDKEDMVFFYRTVKRLTIHAYTSSKYFLTNVNIYELVPARFKGCVPVKPVTHRLA is encoded by the coding sequence ATGACAGTGGATAGAAGAACTGTTATCAGGCAATTGCTGTTTGTTTCGGCCGGTGTGGCTATACTGCCCGCCTGTCTGCAAAAGACCAGCAGAGCTTCGTTGACATTAAAACACATTTCCGTAGACGGAGAGCAGGAAAAGATGCTCGCCGAGCTGGTGGAAACTATTATTCCTGCTACCAGTACACCCGGTGCTAAAGAACTTTCGGCGCATTCATTTACGCTCATTATGATGGATGACTGTTACAGTAAAGCCGATCAAACGAGGTGGCTCAATGGAATGAAAGATTTTGAAGCAGCCTGCAGGAAGATGAACGGGCAATCGTTCCGGAAAAGCACCGTACCTCAGCGGGAAGCGCTGCTGACAGCTATGGAAGCAAAGAAAGATGATAAGGAAGATATGGTATTCTTCTACAGAACTGTCAAACGGCTTACGATACATGCCTACACGAGTTCCAAATATTTTCTGACCAACGTAAACATCTACGAACTGGTGCCTGCCCGCTTTAAAGGATGCGTACCAGTTAAACCAGTTACCCACAGGCTTGCATAA
- a CDS encoding GMC family oxidoreductase: MSKDTTTLQNRTFDAIVIGSGISGGWAAKEFTEKGLKTLVLERGRDVKHLKDYPTTSMFPWEFTHRGQIPQEIKDANPSVSRCYAFKEDAMHFFVKDTEHPYGQPKPFDWIRGYQVGGKSLLWARQTQRWSDFDFEGPARDGFAVDWPIRYQDIAPWYSYVEKFVGISGNKDGLAHLPDGEFLPPMELTCVENYFKDFVGKNYKDRQVIYARCAHLTQPQQVHLDQGRGQCQKRDLCQRGCPFGGYFSSNSSTLPWAEKTGNLTLRPFSVVHSIIYDEKKGKATGVRVVDTNTKEMMEYYANVIFVNAAAVNTNLILLNSTSNRFPNGLGNDSGVLGRYFAFHNYRGHISAQYEGFRDSATDGRRPTSAYIPRFRNVHKQETDFLRGYAAGFYSDRGTHTNTEGFGKQLKDQLFNSEPGPWFVGSHMMGETIPKEKSTVTLDPNKKDTWGIPQLNINVDYDDNDEKMLKDFFEQMTEMYTKAGFTNIQTGDSKQAPGLDIHEMGGVRMGNDPKTSMLNKWNQLHACKNVFVTDGACMTSTSTQNPSLTYMALTARAVDYAVTQLKKNEL, from the coding sequence ATGAGTAAAGATACAACCACCCTGCAGAACCGTACGTTCGATGCCATCGTAATCGGTTCCGGCATCAGCGGCGGATGGGCCGCCAAAGAGTTCACGGAAAAAGGCTTGAAAACACTGGTGCTCGAAAGAGGCCGCGATGTAAAGCATCTGAAAGATTATCCTACTACCAGTATGTTTCCGTGGGAATTCACGCACCGCGGACAAATTCCACAGGAAATAAAAGACGCCAATCCTTCTGTTAGCCGTTGCTATGCTTTCAAAGAAGATGCGATGCATTTCTTTGTGAAAGATACCGAGCATCCATATGGGCAACCTAAGCCGTTCGACTGGATACGCGGCTACCAGGTGGGCGGCAAGTCGCTGCTCTGGGCGCGGCAAACGCAACGCTGGAGCGATTTTGACTTTGAAGGCCCGGCGCGCGACGGGTTTGCGGTAGACTGGCCTATCCGTTACCAGGACATTGCTCCCTGGTACAGCTACGTAGAAAAGTTTGTAGGTATTTCCGGCAACAAAGACGGGCTGGCACATCTTCCGGATGGCGAATTCCTGCCTCCTATGGAGCTGACCTGCGTGGAGAATTATTTCAAAGATTTTGTTGGAAAGAATTATAAAGACCGCCAGGTGATATACGCCCGTTGTGCGCATCTGACGCAGCCGCAGCAGGTACATCTGGATCAGGGCCGTGGCCAGTGCCAGAAGAGGGATCTGTGCCAGCGTGGCTGCCCTTTCGGCGGCTATTTCAGCAGCAACTCTTCTACCCTTCCCTGGGCGGAGAAAACCGGCAACCTCACCCTGCGGCCATTCTCCGTGGTACATTCCATTATCTACGATGAGAAAAAAGGCAAAGCCACCGGCGTACGTGTGGTAGACACCAATACCAAAGAAATGATGGAGTATTATGCCAACGTTATTTTCGTGAATGCGGCGGCTGTTAATACGAACCTGATCCTGCTCAACTCTACTTCCAACCGCTTTCCGAACGGACTGGGCAACGACAGCGGCGTACTGGGCAGGTATTTCGCATTTCACAACTACCGCGGGCATATCTCTGCACAATATGAAGGCTTCCGGGACAGTGCCACCGACGGGCGTCGTCCTACCAGTGCGTACATTCCAAGATTCCGGAACGTACACAAACAGGAAACCGACTTCCTCAGAGGGTATGCCGCCGGATTTTATTCGGATCGCGGCACCCATACAAACACAGAAGGCTTCGGCAAACAACTGAAAGATCAGCTGTTCAACAGCGAGCCAGGGCCCTGGTTTGTAGGCTCTCATATGATGGGTGAAACTATTCCGAAAGAAAAGAGCACCGTTACACTGGACCCTAATAAGAAAGATACCTGGGGCATCCCGCAGCTCAACATCAATGTAGATTATGATGATAATGATGAAAAGATGCTGAAAGATTTTTTTGAGCAGATGACGGAGATGTACACCAAAGCGGGATTCACCAATATACAAACCGGCGACTCCAAACAGGCGCCCGGACTGGATATCCACGAAATGGGCGGGGTACGTATGGGCAATGATCCGAAAACTTCCATGCTGAATAAATGGAACCAGCTGCATGCTTGTAAGAATGTATTTGTGACTGATGGCGCATGTATGACCTCTACTTCTACGCAGAATCCATCGCTGACGTATATGGCGCTTACGGCCAGGGCCGTGGATTATGCGGTCACGCAGTTGAAGAAAAATGAGTTGTAA
- a CDS encoding DUF2625 domain-containing protein, with amino-acid sequence MKTVQELINTTEPGWDLVREWINAGTNHIEILPKDQSRAEQALYQTQVTTRSPMGAIIYETGGLLVDHGWIRVLGSGHAKLDRSLPGWNDGKSYTHSGETPTFLLIADDVLGGFYALNNGGLAQNEGIASVFYFAPDTLEWENMEISYSDFITFCCSGDIAGFYGDFRWDGWQEDVARISGNQGMSFVPFLFTKEGSDIEKVSKKPVPIEELWSLQMELKKQFGH; translated from the coding sequence ATGAAAACAGTGCAAGAACTGATTAATACAACTGAACCCGGATGGGATCTGGTACGTGAGTGGATCAATGCCGGAACGAATCATATAGAGATCCTGCCGAAAGACCAGTCCCGCGCGGAACAGGCTTTGTATCAGACACAGGTAACCACCCGCTCTCCGATGGGCGCCATCATTTATGAAACCGGTGGCCTGTTGGTAGATCACGGCTGGATACGCGTACTGGGCTCCGGCCATGCAAAACTGGATCGCAGTCTCCCTGGCTGGAATGATGGTAAATCGTATACCCATTCGGGTGAGACACCCACTTTTCTCCTGATTGCAGACGATGTGCTGGGCGGGTTCTATGCCCTCAACAACGGCGGACTTGCACAGAATGAAGGCATCGCGAGCGTATTCTATTTCGCACCAGATACATTGGAATGGGAAAACATGGAGATCAGCTACAGCGATTTTATCACTTTTTGTTGTTCCGGCGACATTGCCGGCTTCTATGGTGATTTCCGCTGGGATGGCTGGCAGGAAGATGTGGCACGCATAAGCGGTAACCAGGGTATGAGCTTTGTACCTTTTCTGTTTACCAAAGAAGGAAGCGATATAGAAAAAGTAAGTAAAAAACCTGTTCCTATAGAAGAGCTCTGGAGTTTACAGATGGAGCTGAAAAAACAATTCGGTCACTAG
- a CDS encoding GDSL-type esterase/lipase family protein, translating to MIRKFTWLLLSILVTVSASGQEPFISRYGHLDNALHQIKSARKITVTFLGGSITNMTGWRDKVTNWLTVSYPAVNFHFINAGIPSLGSLPHAFRLQRDVLDKGRTDLLFVEAAVNDRVNGTNELTQRRAMEGIVRHALKANPQMNIVLMAFADEDKMADYRAGKVPVEVQVHEDIARKYHLPFINLAKEVTTRIDAHEFSWKEDFKDLHPSPFGQQLYFEAIKRLLEDEFKRPVPVRLTSVNLPRPAEALNYERGAYTDVHRALTGKGFHVEEAWKPTDQTPTREGFVNIPMLVSDNTHAATELPFTGPTVGIAIVSGPDAGTISYSIDNGPAQIKDLRTQWSKSLYLPWYLILRDGLAPGKHLLRITTDDATRIVYFLGITN from the coding sequence ATGATCAGAAAGTTTACCTGGCTGCTGCTAAGTATACTCGTTACCGTTAGTGCGAGCGGGCAGGAGCCGTTTATTTCACGTTATGGACATCTGGATAATGCCCTCCACCAGATTAAATCTGCCAGGAAAATAACCGTTACATTTTTGGGCGGCTCTATTACCAACATGACAGGTTGGAGGGACAAAGTAACCAATTGGTTAACTGTTTCCTATCCTGCTGTGAATTTCCATTTTATCAATGCCGGCATTCCTTCGCTGGGAAGCCTGCCACATGCTTTCAGGCTGCAAAGGGATGTATTGGATAAAGGCCGCACAGATCTGCTGTTTGTGGAAGCAGCTGTGAACGACCGGGTGAATGGTACCAACGAGCTTACACAACGAAGAGCCATGGAAGGTATTGTTCGCCATGCTTTGAAAGCTAATCCGCAAATGAATATTGTACTGATGGCGTTTGCAGATGAAGATAAAATGGCCGACTATCGCGCCGGGAAAGTACCGGTGGAAGTACAGGTACATGAAGATATAGCCCGGAAATATCACCTGCCGTTTATCAATCTGGCGAAAGAAGTGACGACACGCATAGATGCGCACGAATTCAGCTGGAAAGAAGATTTTAAAGACCTGCACCCGTCTCCCTTCGGCCAGCAGCTCTATTTTGAAGCCATTAAGAGATTATTGGAAGATGAATTCAAAAGGCCCGTTCCCGTGCGTCTGACTTCGGTGAATCTACCTCGCCCGGCGGAAGCACTTAACTATGAACGAGGCGCTTATACAGATGTGCACCGGGCACTTACCGGCAAGGGATTCCATGTGGAAGAAGCGTGGAAGCCAACGGATCAGACGCCCACCCGTGAGGGATTTGTAAACATACCGATGCTCGTTTCTGATAACACCCATGCCGCTACGGAGCTGCCGTTTACAGGGCCTACGGTGGGCATTGCCATTGTATCCGGACCGGATGCAGGCACGATCAGCTATAGCATCGACAACGGGCCTGCGCAAATCAAAGACCTGCGAACACAATGGAGCAAGAGCCTTTATCTGCCCTGGTATTTGATTTTGAGAGATGGCCTGGCGCCGGGAAAACACCTGCTCAGGATCACAACAGACGATGCAACCAGGATTGTTTATTTTTTAGGAATTACGAATTGA
- a CDS encoding serine hydrolase domain-containing protein — MKNILHSRLLPGITALLLLIAACSKTESQTIVAQGYGDIDQILMDSVPAFGGQCYVVIHVDGKTVYSRGFGGYNGATRQLVASCSKWLSAAVLMSLVDEGKLSLSDTVGRYLPIFTAYGKGGITIAQLFSHTSGFPGNSSQGYESNVLLSLSQATDLIAKNVALINPPGKAFYYGGVSMQIAGRICEVASGKDWKTLAAEKIFTPCGMKATDYGLTTNPQIAGGARSTPDDYISFLDMLMNNGVANNGNRVLSAAAVAAMEQGQTAAATVAYTPYPLQLLKTNNFYAIGNWRDVTASGDVLIENSCPGLFGSHPWINRSKHTTGILFTFIMNQGYLATMPTSLTIRALARQK; from the coding sequence ATGAAAAACATCCTGCATAGCCGGCTCCTGCCCGGCATTACTGCCTTATTGCTGCTGATTGCTGCCTGCAGCAAAACTGAATCTCAGACGATTGTAGCTCAGGGGTATGGTGATATTGACCAGATATTGATGGACTCGGTGCCTGCCTTTGGCGGACAATGTTACGTGGTGATACATGTAGATGGTAAAACGGTGTATTCGCGCGGCTTCGGCGGATATAACGGAGCTACTCGCCAGCTGGTGGCTTCCTGCTCAAAGTGGCTTTCCGCGGCAGTGCTGATGAGCCTTGTGGATGAAGGAAAACTGAGTTTGTCGGATACGGTCGGCCGTTATCTGCCCATTTTCACCGCTTATGGTAAAGGTGGAATCACTATTGCACAACTCTTCTCCCATACTTCCGGCTTCCCAGGTAATTCCAGCCAGGGCTATGAGTCCAATGTGCTGCTTAGCCTGTCGCAGGCAACAGATCTGATTGCAAAGAATGTTGCGCTGATCAATCCTCCCGGGAAGGCATTCTACTATGGCGGTGTTAGCATGCAGATAGCAGGGCGGATCTGTGAAGTAGCATCGGGGAAGGACTGGAAAACGCTGGCCGCCGAAAAAATATTTACGCCCTGTGGCATGAAGGCTACTGATTATGGGCTGACTACCAACCCCCAGATCGCCGGTGGCGCCCGCAGTACCCCCGATGATTATATCTCATTCCTCGACATGCTGATGAACAACGGTGTAGCGAATAATGGTAACCGGGTGCTCAGTGCCGCTGCTGTAGCGGCGATGGAGCAGGGGCAAACAGCGGCAGCTACAGTTGCTTACACACCTTACCCGCTGCAACTATTGAAAACAAATAATTTCTATGCCATCGGAAACTGGCGGGATGTAACCGCCTCCGGTGATGTGCTGATAGAAAACAGCTGCCCTGGCCTGTTCGGAAGCCATCCCTGGATCAATCGGAGTAAACACACAACCGGCATATTGTTTACTTTTATCATGAATCAGGGTTACCTGGCCACCATGCCCACCAGTCTTACCATCAGAGCCCTCGCACGGCAGAAATGA